In one window of Lewinella sp. 4G2 DNA:
- a CDS encoding energy transducer TonB → MDLSITGGTLGITLVLIFAALIGMIFFMKSVYNKRTEKALQGEYKNEEGQQSYIANRAKYEALDVFGLSGTFLNFGLALAVGLSLLAFGWTQYSKQVIIPAGALELDEEIEMEPPRTAEPPPPPPPPPPPVIEELPEEMIEEDPPPFEDMSVDEETVMEEVVQEEVAEEDPGPPPPPPPPPPPPAPKEEEIFKVVEQMPLFPGCEGQGSYAEQKQCADKKMLEFIYGNIKYPAIARENGVEGMAVVSFVVEKDGTVTDAKVVRNPGAKTGEEALRVVELMNTQGKKWSPGKQGGRNVRVQFNLPVKFKLE, encoded by the coding sequence ATGGATCTCTCAATTACCGGAGGTACGCTTGGAATTACGTTGGTGTTAATTTTTGCTGCCCTTATTGGTATGATCTTCTTTATGAAGTCAGTCTACAATAAGCGCACCGAGAAGGCGCTCCAGGGTGAATACAAGAATGAAGAAGGCCAACAATCCTACATCGCCAACCGCGCGAAGTACGAAGCCCTCGACGTTTTTGGCCTGAGTGGTACTTTCCTCAACTTCGGTCTGGCGCTCGCCGTCGGCCTTTCTCTCCTGGCTTTTGGTTGGACGCAGTACTCCAAGCAGGTCATCATCCCCGCCGGCGCTCTTGAGCTCGACGAGGAGATCGAAATGGAGCCACCGCGGACGGCCGAACCGCCCCCACCCCCTCCACCGCCACCGCCCCCCGTTATCGAGGAGCTGCCGGAGGAAATGATCGAAGAAGATCCCCCACCATTTGAAGATATGTCCGTCGACGAAGAAACCGTCATGGAAGAAGTGGTACAGGAAGAAGTAGCTGAGGAAGATCCCGGCCCACCACCTCCGCCACCACCCCCACCGCCACCACCAGCTCCCAAAGAAGAGGAGATCTTTAAGGTGGTAGAGCAGATGCCCCTCTTCCCCGGCTGTGAAGGCCAGGGTAGCTACGCGGAGCAAAAGCAGTGTGCTGATAAGAAGATGCTCGAATTCATCTACGGTAACATCAAGTACCCTGCCATTGCCCGTGAGAACGGAGTAGAAGGTATGGCCGTTGTTTCCTTCGTCGTCGAGAAAGACGGTACGGTGACTGACGCCAAAGTCGTCCGGAACCCCGGTGCCAAGACCGGTGAAGAAGCCCTTCGCGTCGTTGAGTTGATGAATACTCAGGGCAAGAAGTGGAGCCCCGGAAAGCAGGGTGGCCGTAACGTTCGCGTACAGTTCAACCTCCCCGTGAAGTTCAAGCTTGAGTAA
- the gcvH gene encoding glycine cleavage system protein GcvH, whose product MNVPENLLYTEEHEWVLLEGNIATVGITDFAQEALDELVYVEVDTVGEALERNEVFGSVEAVKTTSELFLPMAGKVTEFNSELDENEGDNPTLVNEDCYGKGWIIKLEVTDPEDREGLLSAEEYKKLIS is encoded by the coding sequence ATGAACGTACCCGAAAATCTTCTTTACACCGAGGAGCACGAATGGGTGTTGCTGGAAGGCAACATCGCTACCGTCGGCATTACGGACTTCGCGCAGGAAGCCCTCGACGAACTCGTTTACGTTGAGGTCGATACCGTTGGTGAAGCGCTGGAACGAAACGAAGTCTTTGGATCAGTCGAAGCCGTTAAGACGACTAGTGAACTCTTCCTGCCGATGGCCGGCAAAGTGACCGAGTTCAATTCCGAGTTGGATGAAAATGAAGGGGATAACCCTACGCTCGTCAATGAAGATTGCTACGGCAAGGGCTGGATCATTAAATTAGAAGTTACTGACCCGGAAGATCGGGAAGGCCTGCTGAGTGCTGAGGAGTACAAGAAATTAATTTCCTAA
- a CDS encoding citrate (Si)-synthase → MDTLKQKFADKALALFKEMRAISKANGDKKVAEVTLGQIMGGARGVKMMQWETSELDANEGIRFRGYSIPEIKKLLPSGPQGEPKPEGLFWLMLTGEVPTEDEVKGLTAEWHRRADVPAQAFTVLDSLPTDTHPMTQLTIGIMAMQGDSVFANRYAEGISKTEYWDAVYEDSMNLIARLPRVAAYIYRRTFKDGQHIEPDTSLDYSANYAHMLGNDDEDFRSLMRLYLTIHADHEGGNASAHTVHLVGSTLSDPYRSFAAGMNALAGPLHGLANQEVIKWIFEMIENLGTKTPSKEQIGEYVQKTLDAGKVIPGYGHAVLREPDPRFVAQRRFAEQYIKDSDLITTVWKIFDVVPEKLQALGKVKNPWPNVDAHSGALLVHYGFPEYSYYTVLFGVSRALGVLAAGVWSRALGMPLERPKSVTSDWIKAQAK, encoded by the coding sequence ATGGACACCCTCAAACAGAAATTTGCCGACAAGGCCCTTGCCCTCTTTAAAGAAATGCGCGCGATCAGTAAAGCGAACGGCGACAAAAAGGTAGCGGAGGTCACCCTCGGTCAAATCATGGGAGGTGCCCGTGGCGTAAAGATGATGCAATGGGAAACCAGCGAGCTGGACGCCAATGAAGGAATTCGTTTCCGCGGTTACTCCATTCCCGAGATCAAAAAACTCCTCCCCAGCGGCCCCCAGGGTGAACCCAAACCGGAAGGCCTCTTCTGGCTGATGCTCACCGGCGAAGTACCCACGGAAGATGAAGTAAAAGGACTCACCGCGGAGTGGCACCGCCGTGCGGACGTCCCCGCCCAAGCCTTCACCGTGCTGGATAGCTTACCCACCGATACCCATCCGATGACCCAGCTCACCATTGGGATCATGGCTATGCAGGGAGATAGTGTATTCGCCAACCGGTACGCGGAAGGTATTTCCAAGACGGAGTACTGGGACGCCGTCTACGAAGACAGCATGAACCTCATTGCCCGCCTCCCCCGGGTCGCCGCCTACATCTACCGCCGCACCTTTAAGGATGGCCAGCACATTGAGCCGGACACCAGCCTTGATTACAGCGCCAACTACGCCCACATGCTGGGTAACGACGATGAGGACTTCCGCAGTCTGATGCGCCTTTACCTTACAATCCACGCGGATCACGAAGGTGGCAACGCTTCGGCGCACACCGTCCACCTCGTCGGCTCTACCCTATCCGATCCCTACCGGTCCTTTGCTGCGGGGATGAATGCACTGGCCGGCCCCCTTCACGGTCTGGCTAACCAAGAGGTCATCAAGTGGATCTTCGAAATGATCGAGAACCTCGGTACGAAGACACCCTCCAAAGAACAGATCGGCGAGTACGTGCAAAAGACGCTGGATGCCGGTAAGGTCATCCCCGGTTACGGCCACGCCGTGCTGCGGGAGCCCGACCCCCGTTTCGTGGCGCAACGCCGTTTCGCCGAGCAGTACATTAAGGACAGCGATCTAATCACTACCGTATGGAAGATCTTTGACGTGGTTCCGGAGAAACTGCAGGCCCTCGGCAAGGTGAAAAATCCCTGGCCTAATGTGGATGCCCACTCCGGTGCCCTCCTGGTCCACTACGGTTTCCCCGAGTACAGCTACTACACGGTGCTCTTCGGTGTAAGCCGCGCCCTTGGCGTACTGGCTGCCGGTGTTTGGAGCCGTGCCCTCGGCATGCCGCTGGAACGCCCCAAATCCGTCACCTCCGACTGGATCAAGGCCCAGGCCAAATAA
- a CDS encoding VanZ family protein, with protein sequence MLALVSLLPSRQLPEIPDWSSLFSPDKVAHFGAYAIFALLLSVEFHPRGGLRGACLAFLIAALFGALMEVLQGVSGTGRSADLIDIAANCIGALIGCLLFLFIHQLYKWAFPPGRA encoded by the coding sequence TTGCTGGCATTAGTCAGCTTACTGCCCAGCCGACAACTTCCGGAAATACCGGACTGGAGTTCGCTCTTTTCACCGGATAAGGTGGCTCACTTTGGTGCTTACGCCATTTTTGCGCTATTATTGTCCGTGGAATTCCACCCTCGTGGTGGTTTGCGTGGCGCCTGCCTTGCTTTCCTGATCGCTGCTCTTTTTGGCGCGCTAATGGAGGTACTGCAGGGCGTTTCGGGAACGGGCAGATCGGCGGACCTGATTGACATCGCGGCCAATTGTATTGGTGCGTTGATTGGCTGTCTACTGTTTCTGTTTATCCACCAACTTTACAAATGGGCCTTCCCACCGGGGCGGGCCTGA